A portion of the Tachysurus vachellii isolate PV-2020 chromosome 14, HZAU_Pvac_v1, whole genome shotgun sequence genome contains these proteins:
- the LOC132857148 gene encoding interferon-induced transmembrane protein 5-like codes for MDNATYSYSSDCTPLTNCKSSRKPVGSTVVNMGPVTKKPLNDYLVWSLCNTLYVNFCCLGFMALIYSIKARDQKTLGDMRAAQECSDKAKWYNILASGWNLLVPLLFLGLLGLLLVHLGSLQGSFDFFGEDGYQNFMKLFGR; via the exons ATGGACAACGCTACATACAGCTATTCGTCTGACTGCACTCCACTCACAAACTGCAAGTCCTCACGCAAGCCGGTCGGCTCCACGGTGGTGAACATGGGCCCTGTGACCAAAAAACCTCTCAATGACTACCTGGTCTGGTCCCTCTGCAACACCTTGTACGTCAATTTCTGCTGCCTTGGCTTCATGGCCCTTATTTATTCCATCAAG GCCCGAGACCAGAAGACCCTGGGAGACATGCGTGCTGCTCAGGAGTGCTCAGACAAGGCGAAGTGGTACAATATCCTGGCATCTGGCTGGAACCTTCTGGTGCCGCTGCTTTTCCTTGGGCTTCTTGGACTGCTTCTCGTCCACCTTGGCAGCTTACAGGGTAGTTTCGACTTCTTTGGTGAAGACGGCTACCAGAATTTCATGAAGCTCTTTGGCAGGTAG